One stretch of Clupea harengus chromosome 2, Ch_v2.0.2, whole genome shotgun sequence DNA includes these proteins:
- the LOC116222811 gene encoding sterile alpha motif domain-containing protein 9-like: MAEHKAEGDGGGNMEDLPAGQLPAEIESWSTEHVRKWTLELKNIGEECANIMYQQKINGESLLLLDKSDLMGTGIPLGPAKLIIHKRDELVKLKAEMLNYPGVQAGGPCKPYPFNRFHEAYRYRINSCLDIPESGALDLIEPCHEFKAYINTGDTTKEAKIKKFTDEVVRFAGACMNSRTNGTIHFGVGDLPDFSHGQILGFSVEDKESFGKALHDMIEGHFEHKHVAAAKKCIKPPRFVEVLQSDMTSSENYVMEVDIEPTFSVCEENFFHVYNMDSRKSKRSKSKESREDAKKSFYIRDNSSSRDLLRQNTQSKPLEEYTKYNENISKLSQERKEAEEKRLSIARNSVQGSKLCEMITGGSHSLDTSHFERYILVTNKSHPVQLDSLSFLLDMNLTAVLDFDPESSEKGLKKFFEDRNTNVHSPAAVQNH, encoded by the exons ATGGCTGAACATAAGGCAGAG ggtgatggaggaggaaatATGGAGGATCTGCCTGCTGGACAACTTCCTGCGGAGATCGAGAGCTGGTCTACAGAACATGTCAGAAAGTGGACTCTTGAGTTGAAAAATATAGGTGAAGAATGTGCTAATATAATGTACCAGCAGAAAATTAATGGAGAAAGTCTTTTACTTTTGGACAAATCTGATTTGATGGGAACAGGTATTCCATTGGGTCCAGCAAAACTGATAATTCATAAGAGGGATGAACTTGTGAAACTCAAAGCTGAGATGTTAAATTATCCTGGAGTTCAGGCAGGGGGTCCGTGCAAGCCTTACCCTTTCAATCGATTTCATGAAGCTTACAGATACAGGATTAACAGCTGTCTCGACATACCAGAGTCAGGGGCATTAGATTTGATTGAGCCATGTCATGAATTTAAAGCATACATCAATACAGGTGACACAACAAAAGAAGCCAAAATCAAGAAATTCACTGACGAGGTTGTGCGTTTTGCAGGAGCTTGTATGAACAGTCGCACAAATGGCACCATTCACTTTGGCGTAGGGGACTTGCCAGATTTTAGCCATGGTCAGATTCTAGGCTTTAGTGTTGAAGATAAAGAGTCTTTTGGGAAAGCTTTACATGACATGATTGAGGGCCACTTTGAACATAAACATGTGGCGGCAGCAAAGAAGTGCATCAAGCCACCTCGATTTGTCGAGGTGCTTCAATCTGATATGACATCTTCAGAGAACTATGTCATGGAGGTTGACATAGAACCGACATTTTCAGTCTGTGAAGAGAACTTCTTTCATGTCTACAACATGGACTCACGAAAGTCAAAAAGAAGCAAGAGCAAAGAATCTAGGGAAGATGCAAAAAAGTCTTTCTACATTCGAGACAACAGTAGCAGCAGAGATCTTCTTAGGCAAAACACTCAGTCCAAGCCTCTGGAGGAGTACACTaaatacaatgaaaatatatcaaAGCTGTCACAGGAAAGAAAGGAAGCTGAAGAAAAGCGCCTTTCCATTGCTAGAAATAGCGTTCAGGGTTCCAAGTTGTGTGAAATGATAACTGGTGGATCACATTCTTTGGATACATCCCATTTTGAAAGGTACATACTTGTAACCAACAAATCGCATCCAGTCCAACTCGATTCCTTGAGTTTCCTTTTAGACATGAACCTGACTGCAGTCTTGGACTTTGATCCAGAGTCTTCAGAGAAAGGTTTAAAGAAGTTTTTTGAAGATCGAAACACAAATGTCCATTCTCCAGCGGCAGTACAAAATCACTGA
- the LOC116222813 gene encoding uncharacterized protein LOC116222813 produces MVDKQGMTLSFTQYELQNTKYLLNKIEAENDAVKQRLVASETKVEALERVNLAQEAEVTAVKTRLVASETELLNLRKEAAAQTADLRSVAERLVATETDMEHMKKDTAAQHTDLTNMKTEVMNLIKEQAAQEAELIVLKTRINTGEAQTRLAATETEVVNLEKEITEKPKVAFSAGLTDSGYIEAGNTELNLVFTRIITNVGQAYSNMTGFFTAPVKGVYYFRFTVMDVLNSRLMYIRMFKNEEQVMWLGQYDNDGQRSYFSSGVTLQLEVGDVVNMRLPAGHRLYDNSDNHSTFSGFLVFPL; encoded by the exons ATGGTGGACAAGCAAGGAATGACTCTGAGCTTCACTCAGTATGAGCTACAGAACACAAAATATCTGCTGAACAAAATAGAGGCTGAAAATGATGCTGTGAAACAAAGACTGGTGGCCAGCGAGACTAAAGTGGAGGCTTTGGAAAGGGTGAATttagcacaagaggcagaggtGACAGctgtgaagaccagactggTTGCAAGTGAAACTGAACTGTTGAATCTGAGGAAggaagcagcagcacagacagctgatctAAGATCAGTTGCTGAGAGACTGGTAGCCACGGAGACTGACATGGAGCACATGAAgaaagacactgcagcacaacacacagacctgaccaaTATGAAGACTGAAGTGATGAACCTGATCAAGGAACaagcagcacaagaggcagaactGATAGTGCTGAAGACAAGGATAAACACTGGTGAAGCCCAA accagactggcagcaactgagactgaagtagtgaatctggagaaagagattaCAGAGAAACCCAAAGTGGCATTCTCAGCAGGTCTGACTGATTCAGGATACATAGAGGCTGGGAACACTGAGCTGAACTTGGTCTTTACTAGAATCATCACCAATGTTGGACAGGCCTACAGCAACATGACCGgcttcttcacagctccagtaaaAGGAGTCTACTACTTCAGATTCACAGTCATGGATGTACTAAACTCACGCTTGATGTATATCAGGATGTTTAAGAATGAAGAGCAGGTCATGTGGTTGGGACAGTATGATAATGATGGACAGCGCTCCTATTTCTCCAGTGGTgtgactctgcagctggaggtgggagatgtagttAACATGAGACTCCCTGCAGGCCACAGGCTCTATGATAATTCTGATAACCACAGcaccttcagtggcttcctAGTCTTTCCTCTCTGA